The genomic interval GGTGAAGAGTCAGGGCCCCCACCTCTCCTGCCCCCGGCACCAGCTGGGTGGCTCTGGTTTCAGGTTGCTGACGGCAGTAGGCAGTGTCATCGAGGTTCACGTTTAGTGCTTTGTCTTTGCTACAAACATGATGAGATTCGGCACCCTCTCCAAATAATGCAGCGTACTAGCTCAGCATGTTTTCACAAGCTGAGCCCTTGCCTCTCCTCCAAACTAGTCCAGAACAGGAAGGGGTCTGAGAAGGTGGAATGGTGGAGCCTGCACGCCGTGCTTCTGTCCCACCCATTCTTCCCCTCTGCTGTGCCTGTCGGCTACTCTCCCAAGACTCTTCCTTCTGCCTCTTGAGTCCAGAGACACTGCAAACCCTGGCATATCACGTGTCCTCTGGTGGGGTAGGAGGGGGTGACTGTAGGCTGGGCAAGCGAGAACTAGGTCCTGAGGAGGTGGGAGAGCAATGCCCCTGGCCGGTCACAACCAGAGGAGCTGAGATCACCCCCCCAGCAGAAAAAGCGATTAGGCCATTTCTGGCCATATTAACACACTTTCAACAGGCATAAAGTCCAAATATTCTGAATAGTTCTGGGACAAAGCTTTCAGACAAACTCAAGAAGTACAGCAATAGACTTTGTTAATGATCTGAGCTTTCCCCAGGGAGGTCCAGCCCACACATGGAAAGGAGGTACTTCCATGGCCCAGAATCTCTGGGAGAAAGCAGGGGGCAGGGGCTAGGTGCAAGAAGCCACGGGCTCCTCTTCTTTGTGCTTGGATTTATTGATGGGGTCCCTTGGCAGCATCAGCTCCTGGATCATAGTGTACGCAGGACATTGTGGGGAGAAGCAGTTtttctgaaagaagaaaagacacgCTGATAGctaacaaaagcaatgaagatGAATCACCCGAGGAAAAATCATCTCCTAGGACAAGGTGGGTTAGGGCCTGGGGGGCACggataaaaaggcaaaaaggagcCTGACTGCCGATCTCACAGGATGAAGGCTGTGTTGTGATAAAAGGACAGGGAAACTAGAGGGCCTGCcttgaaaatggagagagagagcaggagagaTTGAAGGGGACTCACCGCCAGGGACAGCCACAGCAGCCCCATGGGGCCCTTGCACGCGCTCTTAGATTTGGCGAACTGCGCCTGGTACTGCACCACGGTGAGGAAGGCCTCTAGCCCCACCTCTGTGATGCGGTTTCCTGTTGGAAGGAGTAGACGAGGTGGCCTCTGAGCGCCAAGCACCGCCTTGCCGACACCCTACTATCCCCTTGCTCCTCCAGCTCACTCTCCTGGACTAACACCCAACCTGGTCCTTCATCCCAACTCTCCTTTTTGTCTCACTTCCCTCAGTCTCTCATCTTGCTCCTCTGCTAATTGCCTGACCCAGAGCCCAAACCTGCCCCCGCCCCAAAGCCCCATGCAAGAGGGCCTTCACATGCCACCCAACCACTGGAGAACCAGGTTCTGCTCCACGGAGCGGCATGCAGGCGACCCTGTGGCCGCCTGGGGCCCAGCTAGCCTGCTGAGGGAAGCAGGGGGCACTGGCAAACGTACGGAGAAGATTGAGGTGCAAGAGGACCTTGTTCCCAGGCATGAAAACTTTGCCATCGCGGTGCTCCACGGGCTCCAGGAGAGGGTTGACCATCTCAGTAGCTTCCCCAACCAGCTGCTAAGGCAGAATACTAATTGCAGCAGAGGAGAGGGGAGCTGGTCAAcaggccattcattcattcattcaacatacaTGTTTTGAGGGCCGGTTATAGTCCAGGCTTTGTCCCGAGTGCTGGAGATACAAAGATAAATTAAGCCCATACCCTCAAGAAGCAGCTCTGTGCGGGGAAGCCAGAGAGTTGAGGCTAATGAAGTATGGTGTTGGAGCTGACAGAGGGAAGCAGAACTGGGGGGGCCACAGGGGAGGGACAGCTAGCCAGGCTTGGGAGCAGTCTATCCTGGAGGAGATGGCCTGGGAGCTGGTGGTGTGTGGTCCTTATCAGATGGGGGAAAGTGCCAACAGGTGCAGAGGTGTGAAATAGCATTGGCATTCAAGTTCAGTATTTCCTAACGGAGAGCAATGAGGATGAGGGACTGCAGGGAGATGATGCTGAAGGCAGGATGACAGGAAAATGCAATCATCCTGGGGAGAAACAGCAGCCTGGATCAAGGCTGAGGCAGGGACCGAAAACCAGCACTGAGAGGCAACCCTTGCTCACTTTCTCCACCTGACTTCCCCGTTTTGTAAGATCTTATCTTGGGTCCTAGAAAAGACTCCTAAAAGGGGAGGGGCCGGTCCCTGCCTAGGGTGGGGAGGTCTTGGAACACAGGCATACCTcggagatgtgggttcggttCCAATAAAGTggcttcccagtgcatataaaagttatgtttatattaCAGTTAAATGTGCAATGGCATCATGTCTTTAAAAAGCAAGGtatataccttaattttaaaatactcttgcttaaaaaaaaaaaaaggctaaccatcatctgagccttcagagaATCAGGGTAGtaatatcaaagatcactgatgacCATAACAACtgtaataataatgacaaaacTTGAAATACTGAGAGAAGTATCGAAAGGTAgcccagagacacaaagtgagcaagggctattgggggaaaaaaaaaaaaaaaaaggcaccaaAAGACTTGCttaatgcagggttgccacaagccttcaatttgtttaaaaaaaaaaaaaaaaaaatgcagtatctgaaTCGCAGTGAAGCAAAGCACAATGCCCCGATGTATGACTGTGTAAGTGCACATAGCCCTTGGGCAGCTGACTTCACTGTGGGGGGCGGGTGCTATGGAGTCAGCAGTCCAGGAAGGTTTTCAAAGCAAGGGACAAGTTGGTCCACGTTGAAAGAGAAGGGAGGCTGCAAGGGCAAAGGGGAGAGGGTCTCAAGGTGCTGCACACAGGGCGAGGGCAGCACCACGGCTAGGAGAACAGCCTGCCTCCCCGGGGAGCTGCTGGCAGGGCCAAAGAACGGGCTCTCTTCCCTCTGCAACTGCACAAGCCGTGGGTGTGGTGGAGATGAACGGATGGCATTTTGGGAAGCAGATTGAGTTGAGGCAAGGATCAAAAGTGGGGCTCCTAAtaggaggggagggggcactgAGCTCTGGCCCCCTGCAAGCCCAGGCTGGGATAGGAAGCAGGCAGGACAGAGAGCACAATGCCAGGTGAAGTGGCTGCTGCCACAGTACAGGACTGGAGGCTCCATCCCAGGAGGGGCTGGGCGCCTGGACCCCAGGGACGTGCGCCCCACCCCACTTCTCCCAGCCTACCTCAGACTCCATGAGGATGCTGCGCTTCTCTTTGCTCCCAGTCTTGGCCCCCTTTCCCTTGCTTAGTTTCTGCTCAGGGATGGTTACCTCTGGAGTGGGAAGAGGAGCCAGAATGCACAGGGCAGACCTCTGACACCACCCAGTTTCCCCAGAGAGAAAGGCTGGGGCAAGGAAGGGGTCTCCTCACACTGTGGGTTTGGGTGCAGTAGAAATAGAGCTGGAGGGGGATTCCTCCTCTGAGAGCGGAGCCACAGGGGTCCGGCCCAGGGAAATGGTGTGGAGCGCAGTGAGTGGGGCTGGCTGGGGTTTCCAACAGCACCCACGAGAAGACTAGCTCAGGGCAGGCTCCTCATCCTGCCCGGGGCTCCTCCTTCGTCCACGCCAAGCGACCTGCAGGCGGGTGCCAGCACTTACTCCCCTTGCCTGCCTTTGCGGAGTCTTCTTTCTTAGGGGTTCCTTGTGTAGGTGACTGCCCAGGCCCTGACTTCTCCTCTTTCTTCACCACTTCCTATGGAGGATGTAAGAAGAGAGATGAGAGTCCTACCTCCCTGGGGGATGGGAAGCAGATGTGAGAAGAGGTCGGCACTAGGACCCTGGGCCTGAGATGGACCTTCAAAGGCCTTCCAGCCTCCACCCCACTCGTTTAGCAAGGAAGCTTCCTCCCCTATTCCTCCAGCGCCCAAGACTCTGCTGCCTCCAGCACACCTACCCCCGACTTCTCCTTTTTCTTGCCCAGACCCTTGGGTGTCTTCACTGTCTGCGTCTTGTCCTTCTCCACCAATGCTAAACTGCTGACCCCCATCAGCTGATTCTTGTCACGCTCTGTTTTGGAGTCACCGTGCCGAGAGGTGGAAGGCTGTGCTCACAAATGGGAGGGGATGGAAGAGGAAGAAGCCAGTGCCCCTTCCCTAGTGAGGGGTGAGGGGAAACCTTGTGCCTGGGTGGCAGTCAGGCTGGCAGCACCCCCATCCCAACCTCCCCGCCTAAATGCTACCATCATTTGTTTGGGACTCTTACGGGGCATTTTGGGAAGAAATAGCAGAGGGATCCAGGGATGAGCGTGGgagtgggagggtggggagggtagGAAAGGCATTTCGACTCATAGAGGGAGAAAACTGTAGCTAACATATTTTAaactaagtgccaggcacttttCCAAGTGCATTAGCTGaatcaactcatttaatcctctcaacaatcctatgaggtagACACagttatcaccattttacagatgaggaaactggggcctgACAGGTTCAGTCACACGACCAAGGTCCCAAGCTGTTTTGTGAATGAGCCAGATTCCAAGTCCCTGCGGTCTATAAATCTAGTCCTTTCTCTTAACCAACACACACTGCTGTCAGCGGAGTGGCTCTGCGGTTGGAGATCAAACTTTTGTTAGATGTGTGCTGAGGTCGGAGAGAAAAACGGTCACAACACAGGGAGAGAAGACGGATTAGGACAGGACCAGCCGTCTGAAAGCGGCCGACCTGGGAAGCGGTTCAGCTCTCCGGCTCGGGACGCTCCTCACCGATTGCGAGCGCTCCTGCGAGCCTTTCTCCAGCAGGAGGCGCCGGCGCTCCACCACCTCGATATGCGTCAGCTCGAAGGGGCGCAAGACCTGGGGCGGGGCGGCACCTCGCCATCAGCCGTCCGGGGAGCGGGGGCTGGGAGCAGGGGTCTCTCCCCGGCGCCGCCCATCCCGCACACCCACCTCAGCCAGCTTCAGGGCGCCCTTGTCCTGGATGCGGTTGTGGGCCAGGGACAGCCAGAGCAGGGAGCGATTGAGCCGGAGGCcctgcgggggcggggaggggcagtGAGCCAGCCGGCTGGCCCCGGGCGCCGCAGCTCGCGTGGGACCCTGCCCGCTGCGCACGCACATCCGCGATGTAGCCCGCGCCCTCGTCCCCGATGTGGTTGAAGCCCAGGTTGAGCGAGACCAGGGTCCGGTTGCAGCTGTGCAGCGTGGACAGAGCCTGGCCCAGGAGCCGCGCCCCGTGGTCGTCGATGTTGTTGTTCCGCAGAGACAAGTGGGCGATCCTGGGCAACGGGAGGGAGAAGGCGGGTCACGGGAAACCTGGGATCCTGGGCGGTTCCGGTAACCTCGGAAAACTTGCGGGCATGAGGAGGGCCGTTCAGGTCTGAGGGTGGAGGAATTGAGGGTCCTTGGGGAGGTGCTAGAGGGACAAGGCAGAGTGGGAACTAAGGATGACTTGGGGTGGGGAACGAGCCCAGAGAAAGGGCGTGAGGGAAAGGAGTCTCACGTGCTGTCTGCTGCCATGAGCTTGTGGTAGGACTGCTCCGGCAGCGGGTTCCCCTCCAGAGACACCTTCCTGAGGGTGGGGGAGAGCTGAGACCCAGGAGGCACCACTgaggccaggggaggggaggggacaaaGAGGGAGGGTGGGGCTCTGGCCAGCAGCTTGGGAACatgccccaccccccaactccctgacccaggaaattATCTGTGACCCTTCTCCAGACTAGAAATCCACAAGTGTGCCCTGTGAAGGGGTTACTCTCCAGAGTTAGTGACGGGAGCCTCTAAGATGGTACAGGAGCCTCTCAGATGACCCCAGTGATCCCCACTGCTTGGTATCCAAGCCCCGGTGTAATCCTCTCCCCTTGAGTGTGGCTGGACCTACTGACTCACTTCTAATGAATAAGCAAAGGGCAAAGCGATGAGAGGTCACTTTCAAGTTTAGGTTACACAAAGGCTGTGGTTTCCAACTGGGGAGCTCTCTGGTACTAGCTGCTGGGTGGTGAGAGCACCCAGATGACCTAGGGAAAGGCTCACAAGTGGAGGCACTGCAGCCAGTCAGCTGCCATGTAAGTGAGCTTGGCTGCCGAtgctccaccaccaccaccccacaccCCGCAAAATGAGGCAACCCCAGCCAACAGCCTTACTGCAACCCCACTGAGACCCTGAGCCAAAGGTGCCGGCTAACCTACACCTGGATTTAactcacagaaactgtgagataataaacgtctgttgttttaagccaccagaaTTTGCAGTAACTTGTTACACATCAATAATTACCCAGTACATGACCCCTCCACAGGGCAGTGGCTTCTCCAACAGTATTGACAGGTTGGAGGTCTTTTTCCAAGTCACAACAAACATGGAACTAATGGCTATAAACTTCTCTGTTAAAAAATTTCtcccatgggaaaaaaaaaattctttcatgctATCTGCCCAACATTTCAGCCTGGTTCATCTAGCATCTGAACctaattgcatttattttttattattttattatgttgacCTGACTTATTTTTACATATTAAGATGaattcaatagtttttttttttttcctgctggctAAATTGTTTCTAATTACCCTGATAGAATGACCAAAGAGCTCCAGCTGAAGGAGACAAAAGCCCTGCCCTCCAGAAGCATCCCTTCCATCTATGGAAGACAAGTGGGGAGGCCAGCCAGTGATGGTGGGAGGGTCTGTAAAGCAGAAGTCAAGGGTGCCCGGGGAGCCTCAATAAAGAGCAGCCAAATCAGCTGTGTTCTTTCTACAACAACCACGCCTGTGGTCATTACTTCACACTTTGCGCTGACTCCCTCCTACACAGGAATGCCCCTTCCGGTTCCCTGCATGGCCTCGTCCTATTCCTCCTTCAAGGCTCAGCTTAGTAccgcctcctccaggcagccttccaTGTCTCCCATAAAACATCCACCACTACAGTCCCCACACTGCCCTGCAATATTCATTGCTATGCCCTTTTCCCTCCCTCACAGGACTGCTAGTTCCTGTAGGAGAAGAACCAGTTCTGGTTCAGCGTCAGAGCCCAGACAGTGAGGAACCAGGGAGAGAGTGGATGGTGGCAGGACTGATGGACAGGAGATGAAATAAGGCCCCAAAGATAGGCTCTTTAGGTCCTGGTGTAGACAGAAAAGGGGACCCCACTGCTTGTCAGATGGGAATTTCAAAACCCCCACAGACACTAGCAGCACCCGCTTTCCACAGGGATGCCAGCCCAGGCCACAGGAGCTGGAACTTGTCCCCCTTGTTCCCAAACTGCTCCCTCCCAACCACCCAGCCAGCCTGTCTACCCAGGTCTCCTCCCCGCTTGCCTGTTCCCCTCTGCTGACCTGAGCGTGGATgagcagagaggcaggagggCGATGAAGGTAGTCAGGGTCTTATCAGTCAGCCCCACCTTCCACAAGCTGGAAAGGGTGGGAAGCACGGAATCGCAGCTAGAGCATCACCTCCTTCCCATGTGTCCTCCCCAGCCCCCTTGATACCCCAGCCACACCCTTCCTCATTGCCTGCTCCCCCCACCCAACTCCCCAGGGTCTTCCATGCCGCTTCCGTTCTATCTTCCAGGCCGCTAGGAGCCTGCCGCCCCCACTGGCCTCCTGCCCCTCGCCCAGCCCCGGTCCCCTACCCCCATGTCCCCTCACTTGATGGCCTGCAGCTGGCTGAGGGAGGGCAGACACTTCGAGAAGATACCCAGGATCCGCTCCTCAACCTTCCAACCTgcgaaagggagagaaggaaggcacCTCGGGCCGGAGGGGTACGGTGGGGTGGGGGCCGGCGGGTGGGAGGGGCAGTGCGCAAAGGAGGCCTCACCGCGAATGTAAATTTCCCTCACGGACTTGTCCTCGGGCTCCAGCTCCACCTGGATGGTGGGCCGGAAGTACACGTATTTGCTCTCCAGGCTGTTGAGGCTGCAGGACCCCGACAGCCGCTGATCATCtggaaggcagggaggggtgcaaggagccagggaaggagggagaggacagAGCCACAGCCCCGGGCCCCACGATCCGGCCAACCTACGGATGCCAGAGAGGGCGGGACAGCGCCCACGGAGAGTCAGGAGAGCCCCCGCAACAATCCCCCACACCCGCCTCCCCACTCAGCCCGCTCAGTCACACGCACAAAGCCCGCCCGCCGTGCGATGGGAGGCTGAGGATGGACGCGGCGGCCCTGGCAGACCACCCTGGCGGCTCCAGTCACTCACCTAATGTGGGCTTTTCCGACGTGGAGGCCGAGGGGGCGAAGGTCAGCTGCGGGCGGGGGCGGGTGACCACTCTGGGGAAGTCCGTGTAGCCCCGCCGCGTGCAGAGCTCAGCGAAGTCCACCTCGAGGACGCCGGTGCACTGGTACTCCTCTGCGGGGGCGGGGAcgagagggggcggggagggccgaGCCGCGCCGAGCTCGCCGACTGGAGCCCAAGGCCGCCACCAGAGGGCAGCAGAGCCCAGAGGACGCCTCACCCGGCCCCGCGTCCCCTGCTGCCTGGGATCCGCGCCCAGCTCCGCGTTCCCACGCTCGCCTGCGCGGGGCTTCTGGCCTCGGGGCGGCCAGGAGCCCCTCCATAGAGGCAGACGTCCTTACGGCCATTCTTAGCATGTAAGATGCGTTGTAAAGACCGACACTGAAAACGCTTGACGGGAAAAGTGGGAAATCAAGGCCTGGAAGAAAGGGGACTGACTACAGGGCTTGGAATGTCGACAAGGCGGGTGCCTCTTTTCTGTGCCGGCTCCTCCACCCACCCCGTGGGTCAAGGCCGCTTCCACTCCAGCTCTCCGCTCCCTGcggctggggggaggggacctCTGCCTCCCGAGTCCGGCCACCTCCCCTGTTCCTTCCTTGAGGGGACTGCCCAGGGTCACACGAGGAAAGAAGGCCCAGGCCTGATGTGAGAAAAGGAAGGAACCCACAAGGACCTCTCCgtctccccaccccacttccccACCCCTACTCCCACGACCTGACGGGTAGACTGAGGCCAAGCAGGGCAgtaggctttatttatttaagaaacatGGATAGAGCCCCTACTCCTGTCccacactgttctaagtgctttggaAATCTTAACTCATTCAGGAGTTGTAGAAATGCAAGCAGATGCCCAGCACTTCCCATCCTGAGGGGTCTGCAGGCCTGAAGTGTCTGTACCCAAAGATGCCTGCTCTTCCCTGCTCCTACATGGGCCTCCCAGCAAGAAGTGGTTCCTTGAGATGGGAAGGGGTGTCCCAGCAAAGGGGAGACTCTGGAGGCAGAGGGTAGGCTTGATGCTGGCCTGCGGGGCAGCCTGGAGACCCCACAGCAACATCACCCAGGCCACAGGCTGCAGGGGCTGTGCCCAGAGAAGAGAATTCCTGCAGCTGACAGAGGGGATGCTGCCCGCAGGGTGTGGGCCGCTGGGAGATTGTGCGCTCAGCCCCTTGTGCAGCTGACTCCTGCATGGGGCCTGCTTTCCCAGGCTCTTCTCTCTGCTGGGAGAACCCCTCCATCCTTCCTCGCTTCACTCACACCATCTTCTCTAAACAGAGACTCTCAAACTTTAACATCTGTCTGTAAGAATCATCAGGAAAGCCTGTTAAGAATTTCCTGAGCCCCATCCCTCCTGGATTCTGATCCCATAGTCTAAACAGAGTCCATGAATTTGCATTTCCAACAAGCTCACTgtgcgtgtccaactctttgtgaccccatggactgtagctcactaggctcctctgtccatggggattctccaggcaagagtactggagtgggttgtcacaccctccttcaggggatcttcctgacccagggattgaacccacatcttctatgtctcctgcattggcaggtggattttttacccactgagccacccaggaagccctaacAAGTTCACAGATGATCCCAAAGATGGA from Dama dama isolate Ldn47 chromosome 20, ASM3311817v1, whole genome shotgun sequence carries:
- the LRRC71 gene encoding leucine-rich repeat-containing protein 71 isoform X2, whose product is MSGEASAPPATSPRAPRPGIQKSSGAVTKKGDRGAKEKPATVLPPVGEEEPKNPEEYQCTGVLEVDFAELCTRRGYTDFPRVVTRPRPQLTFAPSASTSEKPTLDDQRLSGSCSLNSLESKYVYFRPTIQVELEPEDKSVREIYIRGWKVEERILGIFSKCLPSLSQLQAINLWKVGLTDKTLTTFIALLPLCSSTLRKVSLEGNPLPEQSYHKLMAADSTIAHLSLRNNNIDDHGARLLGQALSTLHSCNRTLVSLNLGFNHIGDEGAGYIADGLRLNRSLLWLSLAHNRIQDKGALKLAEVLRPFELTHIEVVERRRLLLEKGSQERSQSPSTSRHGDSKTERDKNQLMGVSSLALVEKDKTQTVKTPKGLGKKKEKSGEVVKKEEKSGPGQSPTQGTPKKEDSAKAGKGKVTIPEQKLSKGKGAKTGSKEKRSILMESELVGEATEMVNPLLEPVEHRDGKVFMPGNKVLLHLNLLRNRITEVGLEAFLTVVQYQAQFAKSKSACKGPMGLLWLSLAKNCFSPQCPAYTMIQELMLPRDPINKSKHKEEEPVASCT
- the LRRC71 gene encoding leucine-rich repeat-containing protein 71 isoform X1; translation: MSGEASAPPATSPRAPRPGIQKSSGAVTKKGDRGAKEKPATVLPPVGEEEPKNPEEYQCTGVLEVDFAELCTRRGYTDFPRVVTRPRPQLTFAPSASTSEKPTLDDQRLSGSCSLNSLESKYVYFRPTIQVELEPEDKSVREIYIRGWKVEERILGIFSKCLPSLSQLQAINLWKVGLTDKTLTTFIALLPLCSSTLRKVSLEGNPLPEQSYHKLMAADSTIAHLSLRNNNIDDHGARLLGQALSTLHSCNRTLVSLNLGFNHIGDEGAGYIADGLRLNRSLLWLSLAHNRIQDKGALKLAEVLRPFELTHIEVVERRRLLLEKGSQERSQSPSTSRHGDSKTERDKNQLMGVSSLALVEKDKTQTVKTPKGLGKKKEKSGEVVKKEEKSGPGQSPTQGTPKKEDSAKAGKGKVTIPEQKLSKGKGAKTGSKEKRSILMESEQLVGEATEMVNPLLEPVEHRDGKVFMPGNKVLLHLNLLRNRITEVGLEAFLTVVQYQAQFAKSKSACKGPMGLLWLSLAKNCFSPQCPAYTMIQELMLPRDPINKSKHKEEEPVASCT